The Prochlorococcus sp. MIT 1300 genome has a window encoding:
- a CDS encoding PCC domain-containing protein yields MRALPLRLSPGSDLRLSIEEVGRRENGSGFVLGVVGNLSRAAFQCPGRVQPTVLEGNLEIITLNGTFSPKGVHLHLSLSDGDCQVWGGHLEPGTIVLKGAEILVGFSELPLDAVGEGRKDPSIKTLQSFEIAVLPGCPWSARALRMLKTLQVPYKVLNIDDDKSFEMIKKRSDLSTFPQIFIDGKLIGGYDALTELHRSGKLESYR; encoded by the coding sequence ATGCGTGCGTTGCCTTTGAGATTGTCTCCTGGCAGCGACCTTCGCCTAAGTATTGAGGAGGTGGGTCGTAGGGAGAATGGTTCAGGCTTCGTTTTAGGAGTAGTTGGGAATCTCTCTAGAGCCGCCTTTCAGTGTCCCGGGCGGGTTCAGCCAACGGTGCTTGAAGGAAATCTGGAGATAATCACCCTTAATGGGACCTTCTCCCCAAAAGGGGTTCATCTTCATCTCAGTCTCTCTGATGGAGATTGTCAGGTTTGGGGTGGTCACCTCGAGCCAGGCACAATTGTATTAAAAGGGGCGGAGATATTGGTTGGTTTTTCCGAACTCCCTTTGGATGCCGTTGGGGAGGGACGCAAGGACCCATCTATTAAGACTCTTCAAAGTTTTGAAATTGCTGTTTTGCCCGGATGCCCTTGGTCAGCAAGGGCGCTTAGAATGCTCAAGACATTACAAGTCCCTTATAAAGTTTTAAATATAGATGATGATAAATCATTTGAAATGATAAAAAAACGTAGTGATTTGTCTACTTTCCCTCAAATTTTTATTGATGGCAAATTAATAGGTGGGTATGACGCCTTGACAGAATTACATAGGTCTGGAAAATTAGAATCTTACCGGTGA
- the hisA gene encoding 1-(5-phosphoribosyl)-5-[(5-phosphoribosylamino)methylideneamino]imidazole-4-carboxamide isomerase produces the protein MEIIPAIDLLDGNCVRLNQGDYNRVTHFNNDPVKQALYWQSQGATRLHLVDLDAARSGLPKNDSSILAIAKAVNIPIQLGGGVRTKERVKELIEYGLDKVILGTIAIEKPLMVKELADLYPQKIIVGIDAKNGKVATQGWLNQSDVLATELAKSFRDIDISSIICTDISTDGTLAGPNLQAMRDVAGVSNVPVIASGGVGSIADIIALLPLESIGVTGIIVGRALYDNAFELQEANKVVRNYNLQDPPKENVFNA, from the coding sequence ATGGAAATCATCCCTGCGATTGATTTACTTGATGGCAATTGTGTGAGGTTGAACCAAGGCGACTACAACAGGGTTACTCATTTCAACAATGATCCAGTAAAACAAGCTCTGTACTGGCAATCACAAGGAGCGACAAGACTTCACCTTGTAGATCTTGACGCAGCAAGGAGCGGCCTGCCAAAAAATGATTCAAGCATTCTTGCAATAGCAAAAGCCGTCAATATCCCCATTCAGCTGGGTGGTGGCGTTCGTACAAAGGAAAGAGTAAAAGAATTAATAGAGTATGGGCTAGACAAAGTAATTCTTGGGACAATTGCTATAGAGAAACCCTTAATGGTCAAAGAGCTTGCAGACCTATATCCTCAAAAAATCATTGTTGGAATAGATGCCAAAAATGGAAAAGTTGCAACTCAAGGGTGGCTGAATCAGAGTGATGTTCTAGCAACAGAGCTGGCCAAGAGCTTTAGGGATATAGATATTTCATCGATCATTTGTACTGATATATCGACTGATGGGACACTCGCAGGACCAAATCTTCAAGCGATGCGAGATGTTGCTGGTGTGAGTAATGTCCCAGTAATTGCATCTGGAGGGGTAGGTTCAATAGCAGATATAATTGCTTTACTACCTCTCGAATCCATTGGGGTAACAGGCATTATTGTAGGTAGAGCCTTATACGACAACGCTTTTGAGCTACAAGAGGCTAACAAAGTTGTGCGCAATTACAACCTTCAAGATCCGCCTAAAGAAAATGTATTCAATGCCTAG
- a CDS encoding CDP-alcohol phosphatidyltransferase family protein, with amino-acid sequence MKTFSNSRLLANALTSSRFFIAIPMVVSFSIGEVAIAWLLMLIAGITDVLDGWLARRAGGGSKWGARYDPLADKILLALPMIWLVEEKILPFWAIWIVLSRETIISGWRSELISGGPASKQGKAKTIFQFLSLMLLVWPNSWGNDSLIIILNEVGLCFFWISLILSISSAIFYLKFQSKVDLK; translated from the coding sequence ATGAAGACTTTCTCAAATAGCAGACTACTTGCCAATGCTCTTACCTCATCACGTTTTTTTATAGCAATCCCAATGGTTGTGTCCTTCTCAATTGGGGAGGTTGCGATCGCTTGGTTGCTAATGCTTATTGCCGGAATAACTGACGTTCTAGATGGATGGCTAGCAAGGCGAGCAGGTGGAGGCAGTAAATGGGGAGCTCGTTACGACCCACTTGCAGACAAAATATTATTAGCCTTACCAATGATCTGGTTAGTAGAAGAAAAGATTCTTCCCTTTTGGGCAATTTGGATAGTTCTTTCTAGAGAAACAATTATTTCAGGATGGCGCTCCGAACTTATCTCAGGAGGTCCTGCTTCAAAACAGGGTAAGGCTAAGACAATCTTTCAATTTCTAAGTCTTATGTTACTTGTATGGCCTAATTCCTGGGGGAATGATTCCTTAATTATTATCCTAAACGAAGTGGGATTATGTTTTTTTTGGATCTCTCTGATTTTATCTATTAGCTCAGCCATTTTCTATCTCAAGTTCCAATCAAAAGTTGATCTGAAGTAA
- a CDS encoding GNAT family N-acetyltransferase, whose protein sequence is MSSSLQIRSLQPKDIAYVTNWSRVEGFAPGAGDLNIYRHTDRQGLWVGLLNKKPIGCIAGVRYNANYGFIGLFLVVPEHRGHGFGLELWKHALKHLEDLPCIGLEAALNRINDYSGWGFHPSSPTTRWQCEGNDDFFTGADYSQNDASGLMLLEGGAIPSKAIEVYDAKREPSPRPHFLFDWLKHPAGKVLAIIDNNGQCHGFGRIRPCLLKNGEGWRVGPLLADTNELAELLLKQLIRRHRGTVLIDTPGLNQSASHLCRKLGFKQISQTLRMYRGELPPVSMKEVYGLACLELG, encoded by the coding sequence ATGTCATCTTCTCTGCAGATACGTAGCCTTCAGCCCAAAGATATTGCATATGTGACTAATTGGTCGAGAGTTGAAGGCTTTGCACCTGGCGCAGGAGATTTAAATATCTATAGGCACACTGACCGTCAGGGATTGTGGGTTGGTTTGTTAAATAAAAAACCAATTGGTTGTATAGCCGGAGTTCGATATAACGCTAACTATGGCTTTATTGGTTTGTTTTTAGTTGTGCCAGAACATCGTGGTCATGGCTTTGGACTTGAACTGTGGAAACATGCCTTAAAACACTTAGAGGATTTGCCTTGCATAGGTTTGGAAGCAGCATTGAATAGAATTAATGACTACTCAGGATGGGGCTTTCACCCTTCATCTCCTACAACCCGTTGGCAATGTGAAGGGAATGATGATTTTTTTACTGGGGCTGACTATTCCCAAAATGATGCTTCTGGTCTAATGCTTCTCGAAGGGGGTGCTATTCCATCAAAAGCAATAGAAGTCTATGACGCAAAAAGAGAACCAAGTCCTAGGCCCCATTTTCTATTTGATTGGCTGAAGCACCCTGCAGGGAAAGTTTTAGCCATTATTGACAACAATGGGCAATGTCATGGGTTTGGACGCATAAGACCTTGTTTGTTGAAGAATGGCGAAGGCTGGAGAGTAGGCCCTTTGCTGGCTGACACTAATGAACTCGCAGAGCTGCTTCTTAAACAATTAATTCGACGACATAGAGGGACAGTGTTGATAGATACTCCCGGCTTAAATCAATCGGCTTCTCACCTTTGTAGGAAACTTGGTTTTAAGCAAATTTCACAGACCTTAAGAATGTATAGAGGAGAGCTTCCTCCCGTATCAATGAAGGAAGTTTATGGCTTGGCTTGTCTGGAACTAGGTTGA
- a CDS encoding F420-0:Gamma-glutamyl ligase: MSPTIVLILALGIGLLLLELYHLLKPSSPLELSAISYELSESNCALEIISWFEIKNLNDTIEIMVPELKVNPVLMGSMDFNDIIIETKTIAHHPDQTSRPDNYWKAYIVKGKKKTQVEIRVLIKDLKENYKTRYFENLWLDIHWTNYGPFGRLNRREGFNIALNRPQRVNSESISFHENNGYSVLPIKTHLLGVFDNPIEVLSYYSENLLKPRDILTIGETPLAIMQGRYKHPEGIKPGLLALIMCRAFHPTSSLATACGFQSLIDLVGPSRVIIAWFLGVVTKLIGLRGGFYVFAGEQARLIDDITGTTPPYDQTIVLGPISSEVFCEEAASILGVDVAIVDVNDLGRVKVIAASENCNRLLLKKALKPNPAGNADQKTPIVLVRPC, from the coding sequence ATGTCACCAACTATTGTATTAATCCTGGCCTTAGGCATTGGTTTATTACTTCTTGAGCTGTATCACCTTCTAAAGCCCTCCTCGCCTTTAGAGTTAAGTGCAATCAGTTACGAGTTAAGCGAGAGTAATTGTGCGCTTGAGATAATAAGTTGGTTCGAAATAAAGAATCTTAACGATACAATTGAGATAATGGTTCCTGAGCTCAAAGTAAACCCTGTCCTAATGGGTTCAATGGACTTCAATGATATCATTATAGAGACAAAAACTATAGCTCATCATCCAGACCAAACCTCACGACCTGATAATTACTGGAAGGCCTATATAGTCAAAGGAAAAAAGAAAACACAAGTTGAGATAAGAGTATTAATTAAGGATCTAAAAGAAAATTATAAAACAAGGTATTTTGAGAATCTATGGTTAGATATCCACTGGACTAATTATGGTCCATTTGGCAGACTTAACCGCAGAGAAGGATTTAATATCGCATTAAACAGACCACAGAGAGTTAACTCCGAAAGTATCAGTTTTCACGAAAATAATGGTTATAGTGTATTACCAATAAAGACACACCTATTAGGTGTATTTGACAATCCAATAGAGGTTCTTAGTTATTATTCAGAGAATCTACTTAAACCAAGGGATATCTTGACAATTGGAGAAACTCCTCTAGCAATTATGCAAGGTAGATATAAACATCCAGAGGGAATCAAGCCAGGACTATTAGCCTTGATAATGTGCAGGGCTTTCCATCCAACCAGTAGCCTGGCTACAGCTTGTGGATTTCAATCACTAATTGATTTAGTTGGACCAAGCCGAGTAATCATTGCCTGGTTTTTAGGAGTCGTGACAAAGCTAATAGGATTAAGAGGAGGTTTTTATGTTTTTGCTGGGGAACAAGCGAGGCTCATCGACGACATAACTGGGACTACACCACCTTACGACCAAACAATTGTTCTAGGCCCTATCTCTTCAGAAGTTTTCTGCGAAGAGGCGGCATCAATTCTTGGGGTAGACGTAGCGATTGTTGATGTCAACGATCTTGGGCGCGTCAAAGTTATTGCAGCCAGTGAAAACTGTAATCGTCTACTCCTCAAAAAGGCTCTAAAGCCAAATCCTGCAGGAAATGCAGATCAAAAAACCCCAATTGTTCTAGTCAGGCCATGCTGA
- a CDS encoding NAD-dependent epimerase/dehydratase family protein, with protein MGGTRFVGKPLVQALAAKGHSLTLFTRGIHSIPEAVEHILGDRSNEEGLKGLLGRKYDVIVDSSGRTLQDTKRVVSVVGPPSKRLVYVSSAGIYASSHQWPLTEESPIDPSSRHIGKVETENWLRKEGIPFTSFRPTYIYGPGNYNPIESWFFDRIVHNKSVPMPGDGRTITQLGHVRDLAGAMVRSLDVDKAINQAYNCSGSSGITFLGLIHAAAIACGKSPQDIDIRPFEPSGLDPKARKAFPLRISHFLTDITKIKTDLAWFPETDLQKGLKDSFENDYLLNSNKEPDFTSDQLLIGT; from the coding sequence ATGGGTGGGACCCGATTTGTTGGTAAGCCCTTGGTTCAGGCTCTTGCTGCGAAAGGGCACTCTTTGACTTTGTTTACACGGGGGATTCATTCGATCCCAGAGGCTGTTGAGCACATACTTGGTGATAGATCAAATGAAGAAGGTTTGAAGGGGTTACTTGGTAGAAAATATGATGTAATCGTCGATAGCTCAGGGCGAACGCTTCAAGACACCAAACGTGTCGTCTCTGTAGTAGGACCCCCTAGCAAAAGACTTGTTTATGTGAGTTCTGCTGGAATTTACGCCTCATCTCATCAGTGGCCGCTTACAGAAGAGAGTCCGATTGACCCTTCTAGCAGGCATATTGGCAAGGTTGAAACGGAAAATTGGTTAAGAAAGGAGGGTATACCTTTTACTAGTTTTAGACCTACTTACATTTATGGCCCTGGTAACTACAACCCAATAGAAAGCTGGTTTTTTGACCGAATTGTTCATAACAAGTCAGTTCCAATGCCTGGAGATGGAAGAACTATTACGCAATTAGGTCATGTTAGAGACCTTGCTGGGGCAATGGTTAGAAGCCTTGATGTAGATAAGGCGATTAATCAGGCATATAACTGCTCTGGTAGTAGCGGTATAACTTTTCTGGGTCTTATTCATGCTGCAGCAATTGCTTGTGGCAAATCTCCACAGGATATTGATATACGTCCTTTTGAACCATCAGGATTGGACCCAAAAGCACGTAAAGCCTTCCCTCTTAGAATTAGTCATTTTCTTACGGACATAACTAAGATCAAAACTGATTTGGCCTGGTTTCCAGAGACAGACCTTCAGAAGGGATTAAAAGATAGTTTTGAGAATGATTATTTACTCAATTCTAATAAAGAACCTGACTTTACTTCAGATCAACTTTTGATTGGAACTTGA
- a CDS encoding DUF6737 family protein: MEKNSIWSQKPWWCQPWSILLTGILVITFSWLFFNSLIITTFVLAGVVLWWWLFLIFAPNAYEAD, from the coding sequence ATGGAAAAGAACAGTATCTGGTCACAAAAACCCTGGTGGTGCCAGCCTTGGTCGATCCTATTGACGGGAATATTGGTTATAACTTTTAGTTGGTTATTTTTTAATAGCTTAATAATTACGACTTTTGTTTTGGCAGGAGTTGTTCTTTGGTGGTGGCTTTTTCTAATATTTGCTCCAAATGCATATGAAGCGGATTAA
- a CDS encoding thylakoid membrane photosystem I accumulation factor, whose translation MTKTLSSIFSLVIAIIFFALPARAARDTDSYDGNIFPIYAGNGSLVPPPNTLAESLEQNRTSVVVFYLDDSSTSKTFAPVLSGIKLLWGPAVDLLPITTDNIQGQQTNDPKEEAFYWHGKIPQVVVIDGNGKVWLDQEGQVPIDTINTAISSATGLEPPSFSVTIKSFNEYNSEPAKEGYTDPR comes from the coding sequence ATGACAAAAACACTAAGCTCAATCTTCAGCCTAGTTATTGCAATAATTTTCTTTGCACTGCCAGCTAGAGCGGCTAGAGATACTGACAGCTATGACGGGAATATATTTCCTATTTATGCAGGTAATGGCTCTTTAGTACCACCCCCAAACACTCTTGCTGAATCTCTTGAACAAAATCGTACAAGCGTTGTTGTCTTTTACCTTGACGACAGTTCAACCAGCAAAACATTTGCTCCAGTTTTATCAGGTATCAAGCTCCTTTGGGGTCCAGCTGTAGATCTTCTACCAATAACAACAGATAACATTCAAGGTCAACAAACAAATGACCCCAAAGAAGAGGCCTTCTATTGGCATGGAAAAATTCCTCAGGTAGTGGTAATTGACGGAAATGGAAAAGTTTGGCTTGACCAAGAAGGTCAAGTACCTATAGATACAATAAATACTGCGATTAGTTCTGCTACAGGACTTGAGCCCCCCTCATTCTCTGTAACTATAAAAAGCTTTAACGAATACAACAGTGAGCCTGCAAAAGAAGGCTATACAGATCCTCGATAA
- a CDS encoding SDR family oxidoreductase: MKIAISGASGKTGSRIAEEALAKGYEVSLILRKGSVVPENLKKCTQHVLSLSDSQALKAALENCSALFIATGARPSIDLTGPARVDAWGVKRQVEACEQVGTKRVILVSSLCAGRWQHPLNLFGLILIWKRIGERALEESKLDWTVIRPGGLNEREEDIADENIRYTGADMQEDAYIPRRLVARSCMEALNTVSSIGQIVEVTSDKTYQRTTMKEAIKGFRTKAS; encoded by the coding sequence ATGAAAATTGCTATTAGTGGTGCATCTGGAAAAACTGGTTCTCGAATAGCAGAGGAAGCCTTGGCCAAAGGCTATGAGGTTTCATTGATTCTTAGAAAAGGCTCTGTCGTACCTGAAAACCTCAAAAAATGCACTCAACACGTTTTATCTCTAAGCGATAGCCAAGCTCTAAAAGCTGCACTTGAGAATTGCTCTGCTTTGTTCATAGCCACAGGAGCCAGACCCTCTATAGATCTAACTGGTCCGGCACGCGTAGATGCCTGGGGTGTCAAAAGACAAGTCGAAGCTTGCGAACAAGTAGGTACCAAACGCGTAATTTTGGTGAGCTCTCTTTGCGCAGGGAGATGGCAACATCCTTTAAATCTGTTTGGTCTGATTCTGATATGGAAAAGAATCGGTGAGCGTGCTCTTGAAGAAAGCAAACTTGATTGGACAGTTATTCGTCCAGGTGGTCTTAACGAAAGAGAAGAAGATATAGCTGATGAAAATATTCGTTATACAGGTGCAGATATGCAAGAAGATGCTTATATCCCTAGACGTTTGGTAGCGAGGTCCTGCATGGAAGCATTGAATACTGTCAGTTCAATAGGACAAATTGTCGAAGTAACTAGCGACAAAACTTATCAAAGGACAACCATGAAAGAGGCAATAAAAGGATTTAGGACAAAAGCATCATAA
- a CDS encoding DUF3685 domain-containing protein: protein MAKSESNQVLLLASDLLGESLALQLNNSECDIQVFLNRDQLTHQPALIIWSIESIEAPNAIQFELKQLKRSWNSTPVLLLIPSQVRLNSLELLELDCPGLLQAADLETLKEAISTLLGGGRVVSLQSEEPRKNILNTPAMGVGQWLLISGLQQINNDLQLISNILNEPHQRIHGEFILKGRKRELTAAKALLLWLWGPLQGSTNPSNANFIAQKTPGQGLGLDLRDALSLGTDGTTITITERNGAAVWTAIRDRLQQTINRGVENATGNVLALEGLNPLKQKELLLALLSQLNKLIEKLGQENVPEELLCETWISLQRELKEEALRNITGAYVRLPKNGELTAVAEELLTISDLFQEDEELPNSKFLVDPLLLNKPVLFEGQLIAPDDPRALLQIEVLVSNWLVRTAELLSAEILAACGEWPELRRYLLNKELISTRELERVRNQLNSKARWTSLIQRPIQLYESKRLLYKIRNGKVEPLLITEPRDEELRQLGWWQQQVALLLEARDALAPQLQTLVQRFGDLMVVILTQVIGRSIGLVGRGIAQGMGRSLGRS from the coding sequence TTGGCTAAAAGCGAATCAAACCAGGTACTGCTGCTGGCTTCAGATTTGCTTGGCGAATCCCTAGCTCTTCAACTCAATAATAGTGAATGTGATATTCAAGTTTTCCTAAATCGCGATCAGCTAACTCACCAGCCAGCTCTGATCATCTGGTCTATTGAAAGTATTGAAGCCCCAAATGCAATTCAGTTCGAACTAAAACAACTTAAAAGAAGTTGGAATTCAACACCCGTTCTACTACTTATCCCTAGTCAAGTAAGGCTTAATAGTCTCGAGCTTTTAGAGCTAGATTGTCCAGGCCTGTTACAAGCAGCTGATCTAGAAACACTTAAAGAAGCTATCAGCACTCTCTTAGGAGGTGGGCGAGTAGTAAGCCTACAAAGCGAGGAACCTCGAAAGAATATCTTAAATACTCCTGCAATGGGTGTTGGTCAATGGCTTTTAATTAGCGGCCTACAACAAATTAATAATGATCTGCAACTTATTTCTAATATTCTAAATGAGCCCCACCAAAGAATTCATGGGGAATTCATATTAAAAGGCCGCAAACGAGAGCTAACCGCCGCCAAAGCACTTTTACTATGGCTTTGGGGACCATTACAGGGATCCACAAACCCTTCGAATGCAAATTTCATTGCTCAAAAGACACCTGGCCAAGGGCTTGGATTAGACCTTAGGGATGCCCTTTCTCTAGGGACCGATGGGACAACTATCACTATCACTGAGCGTAATGGTGCCGCCGTTTGGACAGCCATTCGCGATCGACTTCAGCAAACAATCAATAGAGGTGTTGAAAATGCAACTGGAAATGTATTGGCACTGGAAGGTTTAAATCCTTTGAAACAAAAAGAACTTCTACTAGCTTTATTATCCCAGTTAAATAAACTCATAGAAAAGCTAGGACAAGAAAATGTCCCTGAAGAATTACTTTGTGAGACATGGATTTCACTACAGCGGGAATTAAAAGAAGAAGCCCTTAGGAACATCACGGGAGCCTACGTACGCCTACCAAAGAATGGTGAGTTAACGGCAGTAGCTGAAGAGCTCCTTACCATTTCAGATCTATTCCAAGAAGATGAGGAATTACCAAATTCAAAATTCCTTGTCGACCCTCTCCTACTAAATAAACCAGTGTTATTTGAAGGGCAACTTATCGCGCCTGACGATCCTCGTGCTTTATTACAAATAGAAGTTCTTGTAAGTAATTGGCTTGTAAGAACAGCTGAATTACTTAGCGCAGAGATTCTTGCTGCTTGCGGCGAATGGCCCGAGTTACGTCGTTACCTCCTAAACAAAGAGCTGATATCTACTAGAGAACTAGAAAGAGTGCGTAACCAACTCAACAGCAAAGCTCGTTGGACGTCCTTAATTCAGAGACCAATTCAACTTTATGAAAGCAAACGACTCTTGTACAAGATACGTAATGGAAAAGTTGAACCACTACTGATAACAGAACCACGCGATGAAGAGCTTCGCCAACTTGGTTGGTGGCAACAACAAGTAGCCCTATTACTTGAAGCACGAGATGCCCTTGCCCCACAACTGCAAACACTCGTTCAACGTTTTGGAGATCTTATGGTGGTTATTCTCACCCAAGTAATAGGAAGATCGATAGGCTTAGTTGGTCGAGGAATCGCCCAAGGGATGGGGCGAAGCCTTGGACGGAGTTAA
- a CDS encoding rhomboid family intramembrane serine protease, with protein MRSRLLIPFSLLSVAWIQEFVDQLFFAGKWNLPLIPRFSWWGLFTAPFSHADYGHLISNTLAFLPLSFLVLSRGFKDYIAVWIGVIIMEIPLWLFWTNSFHGLSGVIFGMVGYLLLIGILERSIRTLFLSTLCFCLFGNNLLSLIPFFSPSGVSWEGHFFGFLGGLGSAWIVRGRH; from the coding sequence ATGAGAAGTCGACTATTAATCCCTTTTAGCCTTCTTTCTGTTGCCTGGATACAAGAGTTTGTAGATCAGCTTTTTTTTGCCGGGAAGTGGAACTTACCACTTATTCCAAGGTTTTCATGGTGGGGGCTTTTTACAGCTCCGTTTAGTCACGCAGATTACGGACATTTAATTTCAAACACTTTAGCTTTTTTACCTTTAAGTTTTCTAGTTTTATCAAGAGGCTTTAAAGACTATATAGCAGTTTGGATTGGGGTAATTATTATGGAAATTCCATTATGGCTTTTTTGGACAAATTCTTTTCATGGCCTCTCCGGAGTGATTTTTGGAATGGTTGGATATTTACTTTTGATTGGCATCTTGGAACGAAGTATTAGAACATTATTCTTATCCACACTTTGTTTTTGTCTTTTTGGTAATAACTTGCTTTCTTTGATACCTTTCTTTTCACCCTCAGGAGTAAGTTGGGAAGGCCACTTCTTTGGATTTCTTGGTGGACTAGGCTCGGCTTGGATAGTAAGAGGTAGGCATTAA
- the nth gene encoding endonuclease III — protein MRLNKRAEIIRQELESLYPNPPIPLDHKDTFTLLIAVLLSAQCTDKKVNEVTPGLFHLADTASKMIELGEDQIYKSIKHLGLARQKAKHIFKLSNLIVDKFGGEVPKTFKELELLPGVGHKTASVVLAQAFGVPTFPVDTHIHRLAQRWGLTNGSNVKQTERDLKRIFPIESWNKLHLQIIFYGREYCTARGCNGMRCALCRRLYPKRRFPVKVLKP, from the coding sequence GTGAGATTAAACAAGCGTGCGGAAATAATTCGGCAAGAGCTTGAGTCCCTCTACCCAAACCCACCTATTCCACTAGACCATAAGGATACTTTTACTTTACTAATAGCAGTATTACTAAGTGCCCAGTGTACGGACAAGAAAGTAAATGAAGTAACCCCCGGTCTATTTCATTTGGCAGATACCGCTAGCAAAATGATTGAACTTGGGGAGGATCAAATCTATAAGTCAATCAAACACCTAGGCCTTGCACGGCAAAAAGCAAAACATATATTTAAACTATCTAATTTAATTGTAGATAAGTTCGGAGGTGAAGTACCAAAAACTTTTAAAGAGTTAGAACTATTACCAGGGGTAGGCCATAAGACAGCAAGTGTTGTCTTGGCACAAGCATTTGGGGTCCCAACCTTTCCAGTTGATACACATATTCATAGGCTAGCGCAAAGGTGGGGTCTGACTAATGGGTCAAACGTCAAACAGACAGAAAGAGATTTAAAGCGGATATTTCCAATTGAATCATGGAACAAGTTACACCTTCAAATCATCTTCTATGGACGTGAATACTGCACAGCAAGAGGTTGTAATGGTATGAGATGTGCTCTATGCAGAAGATTGTATCCAAAAAGGCGTTTTCCGGTCAAAGTTCTTAAGCCCTAA
- a CDS encoding c-type cytochrome produces the protein MRKLLSLGIAFALILLCPKLVSAADAGNGAQIFSSTCAACHMGGGNVVNGDRTLQKADLEAYLSNYSSDHESAIAAQIRSGKNAMPSFSDALSTSEIDDVAAYVESMANQGWG, from the coding sequence ATGCGAAAGCTACTCTCACTCGGCATAGCCTTTGCGCTTATTCTTCTTTGCCCAAAACTCGTTTCTGCAGCTGATGCTGGAAATGGTGCTCAAATTTTTTCCTCAACTTGCGCAGCTTGCCACATGGGCGGAGGGAATGTAGTCAATGGAGACCGCACTCTCCAAAAGGCAGATCTTGAGGCCTATCTCAGTAATTACTCATCTGATCATGAATCAGCTATTGCAGCTCAAATTAGATCCGGTAAAAATGCAATGCCTTCCTTTAGCGATGCATTGTCAACATCAGAAATCGATGATGTAGCGGCTTATGTTGAGTCAATGGCTAATCAAGGCTGGGGCTAG